A section of the Pseudomonas fluorescens genome encodes:
- a CDS encoding CheR family methyltransferase — MDRSTDIELRLLIEAIYLKYSYDFRDYSGASVKRRVAHALRQFDCKTISALQERVLHDPTAFMQLLQFLTIPVSEMFRDPSHFLAIRREVVPLLKTYPSIKIWIAGCSTGEEVYSMAILLREEGLLERTIIYATDINPHSLEKAKQGIFSLESVRAYTHNYQQAGGQRSFADYYTAAYDYAIFDKTLRENVTFADHSLATDSVFSETQLISCRNVLIYFNKKLQDRAFGLFHESLCHRGFLVLGSKETLDFSAYSKQFEPLVKQERIYRKS, encoded by the coding sequence GTGGATCGAAGTACTGATATTGAACTGCGCTTGCTGATCGAGGCGATCTATCTCAAGTACAGCTATGACTTTCGCGACTACTCCGGGGCTTCGGTCAAGCGCCGCGTGGCCCATGCCTTGCGCCAGTTCGACTGCAAGACCATCTCGGCCTTGCAGGAGCGGGTGTTGCACGATCCCACGGCATTCATGCAGTTGCTGCAGTTCCTGACCATCCCGGTCAGCGAGATGTTTCGTGACCCGTCGCACTTCCTGGCGATCCGCCGGGAAGTGGTGCCATTGCTCAAGACCTACCCCTCGATCAAGATCTGGATCGCGGGTTGCAGCACCGGGGAGGAGGTGTATTCCATGGCGATTCTGCTGCGCGAGGAGGGGTTGCTCGAGCGCACGATCATCTATGCCACGGATATCAACCCCCACTCCCTGGAAAAGGCCAAGCAGGGGATCTTTTCCCTGGAGAGCGTCCGTGCCTACACCCACAACTACCAGCAGGCCGGTGGGCAGCGTTCATTTGCCGACTACTACACGGCGGCCTACGATTACGCGATCTTCGACAAGACGCTGCGGGAAAACGTAACGTTCGCCGACCACAGCCTGGCGACTGACAGTGTGTTTTCGGAAACGCAATTGATTTCATGCCGTAACGTACTGATTTATTTCAATAAAAAGTTGCAGGATCGGGCATTTGGGCTGTTTCATGAGTCGCTGTGTCATCGCGGCTTCCTGGTGCTGGGCAGCAAGGAAACCCTGGATTTCTCTGCCTACAGCAAGCAGTTCGAACCCCTGGTCAAGCAAGAACGGATCTACCGCAAATCATGA
- a CDS encoding chemotaxis protein CheB: MNEAAASPAPVSGVQAIVVGASAGGVEALLSIFGALVPGFSLPIIVVLHLPDERRSQLAEVFGRRVAMTVVEARDKEMIQPATLYFAGPGYHLSVEHDLSLSLSQEERVHHSRPAIDYLFESAADAYGPNLLAILLTGANQDGARGLAHVKQRGGITVVQDPEQARVAVMPRAALALHTPDHILTLSRIGDLLASLESSPC, encoded by the coding sequence ATGAATGAAGCTGCTGCCAGCCCGGCGCCTGTATCGGGTGTCCAAGCCATTGTCGTGGGGGCTTCCGCCGGTGGGGTCGAGGCTCTATTGAGCATTTTCGGTGCCTTGGTGCCAGGGTTCAGCCTGCCGATCATTGTCGTGCTGCACCTGCCGGATGAGCGCCGCAGCCAGTTGGCCGAGGTGTTCGGCCGACGCGTGGCAATGACGGTGGTGGAGGCGCGGGACAAGGAGATGATCCAGCCCGCTACCCTGTATTTTGCAGGGCCGGGCTATCACTTGTCGGTGGAGCACGACCTCAGCCTGTCCTTGAGCCAGGAAGAGCGCGTCCATCATTCCCGCCCGGCCATTGATTATCTGTTTGAGTCGGCCGCCGACGCCTATGGCCCGAATTTGCTGGCGATCCTGCTCACAGGCGCCAACCAGGACGGTGCGCGTGGCCTGGCCCATGTCAAGCAACGCGGCGGCATCACCGTGGTCCAGGATCCGGAGCAGGCCCGAGTGGCCGTGATGCCCAGGGCGGCCCTGGCGCTGCATACACCTGACCATATCCTTACCTTGAGCCGCATTGGCGATTTGCTGGCCTCCCTGGAATCTTCCCCATGCTGA